A window of the Xiashengella succiniciproducens genome harbors these coding sequences:
- a CDS encoding class I SAM-dependent methyltransferase: MIQPQYDVMGEAGLDYLVNGSQGKDIKVWCDIAENDILPVKHLFRSFAEMPVLEQIAMNHARGRVLDVGAGMGSHTLHLQSMGLDVTALEISAKCCEVISKRGVRNVINSDFFSCPVGETYDTMLFMMNGIGLVGTTDGFPRLFRKIDELLSPEGQVLLDSSDLRYLFLEDDGSMLINLNDKYYGEVVYRMSYGNIKGKSFKWLFIDSELLSYYAEQHGFRCEKIADGTHFDYLARLVKL, translated from the coding sequence ATGATTCAGCCGCAGTACGATGTGATGGGTGAGGCCGGGCTAGATTACTTGGTTAATGGGTCCCAGGGGAAGGATATAAAAGTGTGGTGTGATATTGCGGAGAATGATATATTGCCCGTAAAGCACTTGTTCCGCAGTTTTGCTGAGATGCCGGTATTGGAGCAGATAGCCATGAACCATGCACGGGGCAGGGTTCTGGATGTTGGAGCGGGCATGGGTAGTCATACGCTACACCTTCAGAGTATGGGCCTGGATGTAACTGCATTGGAGATTTCCGCAAAATGTTGTGAGGTAATTTCGAAGAGAGGGGTCAGAAATGTAATAAACTCAGATTTTTTTAGTTGTCCGGTTGGTGAGACATATGACACGATGCTGTTTATGATGAACGGCATAGGTTTGGTTGGCACTACGGATGGATTTCCGCGGTTATTCAGGAAGATTGATGAGCTGCTGAGTCCAGAGGGGCAGGTTTTGCTTGACAGTTCGGATTTACGTTACCTCTTTCTGGAGGATGACGGCAGTATGCTAATAAATCTGAATGACAAATATTATGGCGAAGTGGTTTACCGAATGAGTTATGGTAATATAAAAGGTAAGTCTTTTAAGTGGCTCTTTATTGATTCAGAGCTTTTGTCATACTACGCAGAGCAGCATGGATTCAGATGTGAAAAAATTGCTGACGGTACCCACTTTGACTACCTGGCCCGCCTGGTGAAACTCTAG
- a CDS encoding Ig-like domain-containing protein, which translates to MKQYLLKVWMTAALSLLVVGGVWGQESYTPGYPNVSDITHESAKLNVSASVGGMIQLTPRPVYAPSHYTLFIVLDANEDEPNIAEVISWSLDGNGELIPEGRYGEIGLSAPGTEFSIEAYNLSSETSYVAYFVTTEDFETSVIGATEPTAVPFTTEAAPFTLDLQVPEDGASDVALNASLVATFNQNIQLGTSAEVHIYDYQSESVVETITTGLSVSGSDLIINPTTDLAEGTHYYVVIPNGAVETTSGAPFAGLSDKDAWDFTTVYLPLENPVLSPAHNDDGVLKDVVLSLEFDKDIELGSGNIEIYSDGVEVRVLTKNSSSVSIVNNNTLQIDLSSNPLPEYETVYDVRIASTLIKRVGSEVYFTGFDAGEWSFTTEVEPIPADPPYVVMDGYFPAPGTPEVSRDTKLRLTFNEKIEFGDNNELFLIYNEVGLIKTFAVGVQNVSISEDGYELIVDLSSSPLSYETEYYVVIEEGYVRSEITDAPFAGVDTVSGSISSQVWYFRTESRPPLWQEGYPKLSNMSASGFTLEVHADFPGMVYGVITMSPIAPAPDSIAASKNHYGDPAIMFINEDIKDNDNPTSIDVNGFTATEGVYYLHVVYKREVTDELSKFGEVRTLVIDKTAPKIYSTYPINEFLAFPSDGKLLVTFSERVVDLQGNALSTEDFALYMVGEEDLKESIPFTIDNTVISERTRITITPNEELTPLNSYELIIRKVKDLSGNTSESDSTTVSFETDGEFTWTGMGDVTVWEDPDNWGGTYIAGKSVRIPDGLSKYPIIQDGGNVRLHNLTVEAGGLLTQKGGMLNLTGEFHLESAADKVNASYIFTGGTLKVDADKVFVHQYIPVKDLSRVYFMGSPTLGANPINSGSGYQMRWFENQTDMWHNNGINNMTPGVGYAVYTLNNLLLCGAINTESILVKLYRTEGKGYGWNFLGNPFTSALSWKKLIDANSGIEDYIENNYWLWDPKDAIYNAFNQESGVGIGGADGTIPSNHGFLVKVKIGKPGADLTIPRSAQVENKSNFLKSTSVKPNHLKLRVGNGEYADELAVVFIDEANDGIDKFDTEKRFGDGKNPFEIYTINSSTSLSINTVPYVKNKEVGLGFVARKSGTYTIDLSELNLSGVDVILKDNLASNEINLLKDGPYTFSVNTTGTNNSRFVLKFTDSVITSAKPVELSDDELNLSYLVDNGNLYVSVVDSMIGEKYSLFDISGRVVKSDVLDTAGMVNIGRYPDGVYILTLYSNKGENTISKKIVVK; encoded by the coding sequence ATGAAACAATATTTACTCAAAGTGTGGATGACAGCCGCCCTCAGCCTTCTGGTAGTAGGTGGCGTGTGGGGACAGGAGTCCTATACCCCAGGATACCCAAATGTGAGTGATATTACCCACGAATCAGCTAAGCTTAATGTCAGTGCTTCGGTGGGGGGGATGATACAACTTACGCCGAGACCGGTGTATGCCCCATCCCACTATACATTATTCATAGTTTTAGACGCTAATGAAGATGAGCCTAATATCGCAGAAGTAATTTCTTGGTCTTTAGATGGAAATGGAGAGCTGATTCCTGAAGGGCGTTATGGCGAGATTGGTTTGTCTGCTCCCGGTACTGAGTTTAGTATTGAGGCATATAACTTGAGTTCGGAGACATCTTATGTCGCTTATTTTGTTACGACAGAAGATTTTGAAACTTCCGTAATTGGTGCGACCGAACCGACAGCGGTTCCTTTTACCACGGAGGCAGCCCCTTTCACCCTTGACCTTCAGGTGCCTGAGGATGGTGCAAGTGATGTTGCTCTTAATGCCAGTCTGGTTGCAACCTTTAATCAGAATATTCAACTAGGGACTAGTGCCGAAGTTCATATCTATGACTATCAATCCGAATCGGTAGTGGAGACAATAACCACTGGACTTTCGGTTAGTGGTAGTGATTTAATTATTAATCCCACAACCGATTTGGCAGAAGGGACTCATTACTATGTGGTAATTCCTAATGGTGCTGTTGAAACTACCTCTGGAGCGCCATTTGCTGGTCTTTCAGATAAAGATGCCTGGGACTTTACCACCGTTTATCTTCCACTAGAGAATCCAGTTCTCTCTCCAGCTCACAATGATGATGGGGTTTTGAAAGATGTTGTTTTATCCTTGGAGTTTGATAAGGATATTGAATTGGGTTCAGGGAATATAGAAATATATTCTGACGGTGTTGAGGTGAGGGTTCTTACAAAAAATTCTTCTTCTGTCAGCATCGTCAACAACAACACGCTGCAAATAGACTTGTCCAGTAATCCTTTGCCAGAGTATGAAACTGTTTACGATGTTAGGATTGCTTCAACCCTGATTAAGCGTGTTGGTAGTGAGGTGTATTTTACTGGTTTTGATGCTGGCGAGTGGTCTTTTACCACGGAGGTAGAGCCAATTCCTGCTGATCCTCCTTATGTTGTCATGGATGGATATTTTCCGGCTCCTGGCACCCCTGAGGTTTCAAGGGATACTAAATTGCGTTTAACTTTTAACGAAAAAATTGAGTTTGGTGACAATAATGAGTTATTTCTTATTTATAATGAAGTAGGTTTAATAAAGACCTTTGCCGTTGGGGTTCAAAATGTTAGTATTTCGGAAGATGGATATGAGCTGATTGTGGATTTGAGTAGCTCTCCTTTGAGTTATGAAACAGAGTATTATGTTGTTATTGAAGAGGGATATGTAAGGTCTGAAATTACTGATGCTCCCTTTGCTGGTGTTGATACAGTTAGTGGCAGCATTTCTTCACAAGTTTGGTACTTCAGAACGGAAAGTCGTCCTCCTCTTTGGCAGGAAGGATATCCAAAACTTAGTAATATGAGTGCTTCTGGATTTACACTTGAAGTACATGCAGATTTTCCTGGAATGGTTTATGGTGTAATTACCATGAGCCCAATAGCTCCTGCGCCTGATAGCATTGCAGCTAGCAAGAATCATTATGGTGATCCTGCTATTATGTTTATCAATGAAGATATTAAGGATAATGATAATCCTACTTCAATTGACGTCAATGGATTTACTGCGACAGAGGGTGTGTATTATCTACATGTTGTATATAAAAGAGAGGTTACTGATGAACTATCTAAATTTGGCGAGGTAAGAACACTGGTTATTGATAAGACAGCACCCAAGATTTACAGTACTTATCCTATAAATGAGTTTCTTGCATTTCCTAGTGATGGAAAACTATTAGTAACATTTTCTGAAAGAGTAGTTGATCTTCAAGGAAATGCGCTTAGCACTGAGGATTTCGCTCTTTACATGGTAGGAGAGGAAGATCTAAAGGAGAGTATACCGTTTACAATAGATAATACTGTTATAAGTGAACGTACAAGAATTACTATTACACCAAATGAGGAATTGACTCCACTAAATTCATATGAGTTGATAATTCGTAAGGTAAAAGACTTGAGTGGTAATACTTCTGAATCTGATAGTACAACAGTCAGTTTTGAAACTGACGGTGAATTTACTTGGACTGGTATGGGAGATGTCACTGTTTGGGAAGATCCCGATAACTGGGGTGGTACATACATAGCAGGAAAGAGTGTAAGAATTCCTGATGGATTATCTAAATATCCAATTATTCAAGACGGAGGCAATGTTAGGTTACATAATTTAACGGTTGAGGCTGGTGGATTGTTAACTCAAAAAGGAGGCATGCTAAATCTGACAGGTGAATTCCATCTTGAATCAGCTGCCGATAAAGTAAATGCTTCATACATATTTACTGGAGGTACACTTAAGGTTGATGCAGATAAAGTATTTGTACATCAGTATATTCCTGTTAAAGATTTGTCAAGGGTGTATTTTATGGGTTCCCCAACTCTTGGTGCTAATCCAATTAACTCTGGGTCAGGTTATCAGATGAGGTGGTTTGAAAATCAGACAGATATGTGGCATAATAATGGAATAAACAACATGACTCCTGGTGTTGGTTATGCTGTTTATACTTTAAATAATCTATTATTATGTGGTGCTATCAATACAGAATCAATACTTGTTAAACTTTATAGAACAGAAGGCAAAGGCTATGGTTGGAATTTCCTTGGCAATCCATTTACTTCTGCATTAAGCTGGAAAAAATTGATTGATGCAAACTCTGGAATTGAAGATTATATTGAGAACAACTACTGGTTGTGGGATCCAAAAGATGCAATTTACAATGCATTTAATCAAGAGTCTGGTGTTGGTATTGGTGGTGCAGATGGTACAATTCCTTCAAATCATGGATTTCTTGTAAAGGTAAAAATTGGAAAGCCTGGCGCTGATCTGACTATACCACGCAGTGCACAGGTAGAGAATAAATCAAATTTTTTAAAATCAACATCTGTTAAACCTAATCATCTTAAGTTAAGAGTAGGTAATGGTGAGTATGCTGATGAACTTGCTGTAGTCTTTATCGATGAAGCGAATGATGGAATAGACAAGTTTGATACGGAAAAGCGTTTTGGAGACGGAAAAAATCCATTTGAAATTTACACGATTAATAGTAGCACAAGTTTATCTATCAACACTGTTCCCTATGTTAAAAATAAAGAGGTTGGTTTAGGATTTGTAGCAAGGAAATCTGGAACATATACGATTGACCTGAGTGAGCTGAATCTAAGTGGAGTTGATGTTATCCTAAAAGATAATTTGGCTTCAAATGAGATTAACCTACTTAAAGACGGTCCATATACTTTCTCGGTAAATACTACAGGGACCAATAATAGCAGATTTGTGTTGAAGTTTACTGATTCTGTAATTACATCAGCCAAACCTGTTGAATTATCTGATGATGAACTTAATCTTTCATACTTAGTTGATAATGGTAACTTGTATGTTAGTGTTGTTGATTCAATGATTGGTGAAAAATATTCACTCTTTGATATCTCAGGTCGAGTAGTAAAAAGTGATGTATTAGATACTGCAGGAATGGTTAATATCGGACGTTACCCGGATGGTGTATATATCTTGACTTTATACTCTAACAAGGGTGAAAACACTATAAGTAAAAAGATTGTTGTTAAATAA
- a CDS encoding methyl-accepting chemotaxis protein — protein MKWRDLNINAKIRSALGFVLVLAFLMGAYTMFNLIRVNRDISKLTDQYIPYVDGAIKTSQSWWKLSEYIRSYDFTANDYFLYRSENEFEVFNGALEGLIEMDGNLGEESNSEALVPLKESIQRYRSHLNTHFALQGQVSESRKALEEIGGKLYTAINANRYNGSVQTAGALAMGIWGSLQADEINRYSINMQSKLDDLATLRNMIRNNSYPGNVSGLLRDFVNAAETYIDDYTVARKSEIIAFEMAKEIMWDIRTVSDLGQEQMKVVGSNSITVVTNVRNLIIVGVIFMVIIGLIAFIFLPPSITKPILEGVRGAEQIAEGDLTVSFDTTRKDEVGRLAAALNNMVVNLRELINDIAISARALDEAGDVLVERSEEMASGAAEQASAAEEVSSSMEEMYANIQQTADNARTTESIAKLASVSMKSSNNTSRLATASMEEITQKVSVISDIAFQTNILALNAAVEAARAGVEGRGFAVVAAEVRKLAERSQAAAAEINAMAGTTYASSVNALEQLEQLTPEIEKTASLIQEITVASMEQETGVEQINNALQQLNAVTQRNASTSDDINNAAHRLEELSDKLNKTLVKFKLENEQV, from the coding sequence ATGAAGTGGAGAGATTTGAACATAAACGCAAAGATCAGAAGTGCTTTGGGTTTCGTGCTGGTACTTGCATTCCTGATGGGTGCATATACAATGTTTAACTTGATTAGGGTAAACAGGGATATCAGTAAACTGACAGATCAGTACATTCCTTATGTTGACGGAGCTATCAAGACTTCTCAATCATGGTGGAAGTTGTCTGAGTACATAAGATCCTATGATTTTACTGCCAATGATTATTTCCTGTACAGAAGTGAAAACGAATTTGAAGTTTTCAACGGAGCCCTTGAAGGCTTGATAGAGATGGACGGGAATCTTGGAGAAGAATCCAATAGCGAGGCTCTTGTGCCATTGAAGGAAAGCATCCAGAGATACAGGTCGCACCTAAACACTCACTTTGCCCTCCAGGGCCAGGTGAGCGAAAGTCGCAAGGCCCTTGAAGAAATAGGTGGCAAGTTATACACAGCAATCAATGCCAACCGCTACAACGGTTCGGTACAAACTGCAGGAGCACTGGCCATGGGTATCTGGGGTTCACTACAGGCAGACGAGATCAACAGATACTCTATCAACATGCAGTCCAAGCTGGATGATCTGGCGACCCTTCGCAATATGATAAGAAATAACTCATATCCCGGCAATGTATCCGGTTTGCTGAGGGATTTCGTAAATGCTGCTGAGACCTATATTGACGACTATACAGTAGCCCGCAAGTCAGAGATTATTGCCTTTGAAATGGCAAAAGAGATCATGTGGGATATCCGCACTGTTTCTGACCTTGGTCAGGAACAGATGAAAGTAGTAGGAAGCAATTCCATTACCGTGGTCACCAATGTCAGGAATCTGATTATTGTTGGAGTAATCTTTATGGTTATAATAGGCCTGATAGCCTTTATCTTCCTGCCGCCATCTATCACAAAACCTATACTTGAGGGTGTAAGAGGAGCCGAACAAATAGCAGAAGGCGACCTGACAGTAAGTTTTGACACTACCCGCAAGGATGAAGTTGGACGCCTGGCAGCAGCCTTGAACAACATGGTTGTCAACCTCAGGGAACTGATCAACGATATAGCAATAAGCGCAAGAGCACTGGATGAAGCCGGTGACGTACTTGTAGAGCGTTCTGAGGAGATGGCCTCCGGTGCAGCAGAACAGGCATCTGCAGCCGAAGAAGTTTCATCTTCAATGGAAGAGATGTACGCCAATATTCAACAGACTGCAGATAATGCCAGGACCACAGAGTCTATTGCCAAGTTGGCTTCTGTTAGCATGAAAAGCAGCAACAATACATCAAGATTGGCAACCGCGAGTATGGAAGAGATCACTCAAAAGGTATCCGTGATCAGCGACATAGCCTTTCAAACCAATATCCTTGCATTGAATGCTGCTGTTGAAGCAGCTCGTGCAGGAGTAGAGGGCAGGGGTTTTGCAGTAGTAGCTGCCGAAGTTCGCAAGCTTGCTGAGAGAAGTCAGGCGGCCGCTGCCGAGATCAATGCCATGGCCGGGACTACTTACGCGTCATCTGTGAATGCGCTGGAGCAGCTTGAGCAGTTGACTCCTGAGATAGAAAAGACAGCTTCACTGATTCAGGAGATCACAGTAGCATCTATGGAGCAGGAGACAGGAGTAGAGCAGATCAACAATGCACTGCAGCAGTTGAATGCAGTTACCCAGCGTAACGCTTCAACCTCAGACGATATAAATAATGCAGCACACAGACTTGAAGAGCTCTCTGACAAATTGAACAAGACCCTTGTAAAATTCAAACTCGAAAATGAGCAGGTATAA
- the lepB gene encoding signal peptidase I, translated as MKKAVRVLVWLAIGFGISELIYHYGLELLKVPTSSMSPGIEAGDYVLVNKFIPGPRYKANDPNRYGRFALSRSLNYGDIVVFNFPEADTIVPNKPGESYYLLRRRDAGIDTLLTEEYWGELEALKVTQRPRMIKRVAALPGDNIQIIRGVLNVNGAEKDFRISSGDSVIILPPGVYDPYVFPGNYRHGWNVDNLGPFYLPRKGDVLVLDPKTFPLYERILKVFEASAIEQRGNSFYLDGKPVQQYVFKMNYYWVHGDNRNRSFDSRYWGPVPENHIVGIVR; from the coding sequence ATGAAGAAGGCAGTCAGGGTATTAGTATGGCTTGCAATTGGTTTTGGAATATCAGAGTTGATATACCATTATGGACTGGAGCTGCTGAAAGTACCCACTTCTTCAATGTCGCCCGGCATAGAGGCCGGCGACTATGTTCTGGTAAATAAGTTTATTCCTGGTCCACGATACAAAGCCAATGATCCCAACCGCTATGGAAGGTTTGCACTTTCCAGATCATTGAATTATGGAGATATAGTTGTATTCAACTTCCCAGAAGCAGACACGATAGTACCCAACAAGCCCGGAGAGAGTTATTATCTGCTTCGCAGGAGAGATGCTGGGATAGATACATTGCTTACTGAGGAGTATTGGGGAGAGCTGGAAGCTTTAAAGGTCACGCAACGTCCCAGGATGATAAAGAGAGTCGCTGCATTGCCGGGTGATAATATTCAGATTATCAGAGGTGTCTTAAATGTAAACGGAGCTGAGAAGGACTTTCGCATCAGCAGTGGCGATAGCGTTATAATACTTCCTCCCGGGGTATATGATCCCTATGTCTTTCCGGGCAATTACCGGCATGGCTGGAATGTTGATAATCTGGGTCCGTTTTACCTTCCAAGGAAGGGAGATGTGTTGGTATTAGACCCAAAGACTTTCCCGTTGTATGAGCGGATTCTCAAGGTTTTTGAGGCTTCGGCTATAGAGCAACGAGGAAATAGTTTTTATCTGGACGGCAAGCCTGTACAGCAGTATGTTTTCAAGATGAATTATTATTGGGTTCATGGCGACAACCGGAATCGCTCCTTTGACAGCCGCTACTGGGGTCCCGTCCCCGAAAACCATATTGTAGGTATTGTGAGGTAA
- the agaR gene encoding transcriptional repressor AgaR codes for MSRYNPETTAGRRGLIIKMLDEYGQVNVNDLSRYFNVSEVTIRNDLAYLERKNLLIRARGGAIKTEKASLDLRFLEKKSKNVKEKEAIGRRAARFIEDGDTIVIDSGTTTREITNHLGRFSRLTVVTNALNIASSLADMENITIIMPGGIMRHSILTLVGATAIDNFKMFFGDKLFLATDGIDLNLGLSSPDLEEAALKRTMLKMARKIIVVADSSKLGKRHLAVICNISQIDVLITDSGISPMYKEAMEKMGVEVVVV; via the coding sequence ATGAGCAGGTATAACCCTGAAACAACAGCAGGTAGAAGGGGTTTAATAATTAAAATGCTGGATGAGTACGGCCAGGTCAATGTCAATGATCTGAGTCGTTACTTCAACGTAAGTGAAGTAACCATTCGCAACGATCTTGCTTATCTGGAACGCAAAAATCTATTAATAAGAGCCCGGGGAGGCGCCATCAAGACTGAGAAGGCCTCCCTGGATCTTCGTTTTCTGGAGAAGAAGAGCAAGAATGTAAAGGAGAAAGAAGCCATCGGTCGTAGGGCAGCCCGTTTTATAGAAGACGGGGATACCATAGTAATAGACAGCGGAACAACCACTCGTGAAATAACCAATCACCTGGGACGTTTCAGCCGTTTGACGGTAGTAACAAATGCCTTGAACATTGCCAGTTCGCTGGCCGACATGGAGAACATAACAATCATAATGCCGGGAGGCATTATGAGGCATAGCATATTGACTTTGGTTGGAGCCACGGCCATTGACAACTTCAAAATGTTTTTTGGCGACAAGCTGTTTCTGGCAACCGACGGTATTGACCTGAATCTTGGGCTTTCGTCGCCCGACCTTGAAGAAGCTGCCCTTAAGAGGACGATGCTTAAGATGGCACGAAAAATTATCGTTGTAGCAGACTCGTCCAAGTTGGGTAAACGTCACCTCGCGGTGATCTGTAATATTAGTCAGATTGACGTATTAATTACCGACAGCGGCATCAGTCCGATGTACAAAGAAGCGATGGAAAAGATGGGAGTAGAGGTAGTTGTTGTATAA